AAGAATCCCCACGTATATACCACTTACCTGACTACCGGAGAAAGAGGACGTACAACCTGTCATTCTGAGGGAGCCCTGTTTTTCAAGGGCGACCGAAGAATCCCCTCCTCGTACACACCTTACCACCGTCATAAACTGGTTCCTTGCTATTATCCTTTCCCTGTACCCACATGTTGGCTTTAGCGACAATCGCTTCCCTATTACCCGAGATTCCACGCTGCGCTATGCCCACCAACACCTTCTCAAACACCCCTGACTCAACCGCCCCAAAGATCCCGTGGATACAGGCCTCCGGCGATCAATTCAGAAATGGCTCTTTCCACAACGGGTTTATCTTCTTTGTAGGTAACCCCGTACCACTGGGCATCTGTTCTCAAAACACGGATTTTAGCTTTATTATCAACCAGCAGTCTGTTGGCAAATTCGGGAAGATAATACTCGGCCGTGAGTATTTCCGGATAGGGATAGCGTTCGAAAAATTCCTCAAACCCTTTTTCCAGTTCATCAAAAACATCGGGCATGAATCCCCATGTATTCATGGATACGGTGCTGCCCCGGGGAATGGGGTTCCAGGCAAGCCCATCCTCGGTAAAACAGGCTTCCTCCCCGCATTTTTTGATTCTGGTGCGCTCCGTGATATCGATCAGATTGCCGTCTTCCCCCACCGTACAGACCCCACGAGCCACCGTGCCGTGTTCCGTTAAAGTGTTCTCGATCAAAAATCCTACCAGAGCATACACAGGAAGTTTCCCTGTGCCTTCTTTCTCGCAGAGAAAAGCCTGAAGCGCCTCAAAAGTAGCCGCCCCGTAAAAATCATCGGCATTGATCACGGCAAAAGGCGTACGCACCACTTCCTTGCAACACAGGACCGCATGTCCTGTTCCCCATGGTTTCTCCCTCCCCGAAGGAACTTCGATACCGTCAGGAAGATCTTCCAACCCCTGGAAAACATAATCTGTGTCAGCCCGCTTCTCGATTTTTCTTCCGATGTTCCGGCGAAACAACTCGTAAAATTCTTCTTTTATGATGAAAACTACCCGTTCAAAACCGGCCTTCAAAGCGTCATGGATGGAATACTCCATGATTACTTCGCCGCATGGCCCCACCGGATCGATCTGTTTCAACCCCTTGTATCTGCTGCCCAGCCCGGCCGCCATGATCACCAATGTCGTTTCAGTCATTCTATTTTTTCACATACTTTCTTGATTTTTATTGATTCCCCATCAACTCTCTCTTATATTGCTTCTCCCCTTCAAAGATGAAAATTCATGCCGCCAACTTCCTTCGGGCTGCCCATCCCCGCAGGAAATACCACCCTTTTTTAATTTCCTCCAGATCCAGCAACAGCAAGGCAACTGCCAGACTGCCTGCTATTATCAAGCCGGCCTTGACGAGATAGACCCAGAAAGCTGTGCCGGGAATCATCACCCCGACAATAGCAAAAGGAGCCGCAACCAGCAAGGCGATAGCCGTGCGTTTCCATTCATAGGGGATAAGGTAGTGGCGGTTCCCCAATAAAACAAAAAGTAAGAAATGGATCCCCGCGCTTATGGCCGTGGCCAGGGCCGCCCCCATTATTCCCATGACGTAAATCAGGAGCAAGTTCAACCCCAGGTTCAGTAAAGCCGAAAATACATTCACCATCGTTATCTGTCTGGTTTTCTTGGCAATATTCAGCCCGGGGGCAAAGATGTAGAGCACATACAACAAATCGGAGAGCACCAGAAAGGGGACGACCACGTATCCGCCATAGTAAGCCCTGGTTGTAAATAAAATCACGATTTCCCGCGCATAGATGGACAGGCCCAGAAGAACAACCAGTGCCCCGGCAACAAAATATCGGAATAGCCGGGCAATCCGTGCCGGCGTATCCGGTTCGCGGTAATGGGTGAAGATGAGTGGAGTCAATGCTCCGGTAATACCGGCGGTGAACAGGGTGGCCGCCGAGGCGACCCTGAAACCGATCCCGTAGAGGCCAACCTCGTGCAGGGAAAGCATCTCCTTGATGGCAATGCGGTCAAAGTAAACGGCCAGGTAAACGCCGACGCTGGATATGACCAGGGGCATGGAATAGTTGAGCAGCATTTTGAGCGTTCGCCAATCGAAGATGAACTTGTAATTGTGCCGCACATAACAATACGACATCACGCCGCCGACCACATTGCCCCCGATGAGGGCATAAAATACGCCGACGATCCCCAGGCGCAAAACAACGATGAACAATATTTTGAGCAAGATGGTCAACGTGGTGGTAACGATGGCAACGATAGAAAATTGCTTGGAGAGCAACTGCCAGCGGAGCTGGTTCTGCAGAAAGTTAAACAAACCGGCGGTAAAAATGGAGATCAGTGCCACCACAAACGCATATTCATGGCCCGGCACACCGAAAACCCATCCGCTCAAGGGTCCGGTGAAAGCAGCGGCAACGAGCAGAAAAGCGGTGAAAACAATCAGGGTGAACCAGAGCGTCGTGGAAGCCATCTTCCTTTTCTCATCGGGATCCGGGGTGTCGGGGTAAAATCTGGCGATTGCCTGGGTAACTTGCAGGGTGATGATGATCAGAACGAGGGTGGTAATAATGGACACGATGTCGATGATCCCGTAATCCGAGGGCGAAAAAATACGGGTGAAGATGGGTACAAGGAAGATGGCCATCCCTTTCTGGATAAAGTTGCTGATACTGTAAATGGCACTGTCCTTGAAAAATCTTCTGATCATCTTGCCTGCCTTCCCCACCGATAAACATTTTTATAAATTTCGTTATTTTCAGTTCCAGTTTGCCGGGCAATGACGGCACCCGGCCTCCCCCATTGGTGTAAAAAAGTTGCAAGGTTTTTTCCCTGGTCACCTGCTGTCTTCTCTGAAAGTCCGGCAAAATTCACATCCGGCTGATCGATCATCATGTGCCGCTATCGTTTTTCCACACTTGCAGATCCACGCACGCACCCGCGCCGGATTGCCGTAAACCACCGCATGATCCGGAATATCGGCCGTAACCACCGCCCCGGCACCGATGAGGGCATGTTTGCCGATCGTGGTTCCGCAGACGATGGTCGCGTTGGCACCAATGGTGGCTCCTCTTTTCACGCGGGTAACGGCAAATTCCTCCGAGTCTGCAAGCGGATAGGCACTGCGCGGTACCTTCACATTGGTAAAAACCATGCTCGGGCCGCAGAAGACACCATCTTCGAGAATAACCCCATCGTAAACACTCACGTTGTTCTGAACCCTGACGTTATTGCCGATCTGCGCCTTCCCTCCCACGAAAACATTCTGCCCCAACATGCATCTTTCCCCGATCCTGGCCCCGGGCATGATATGGCAGAAGTGCCATATTTTCGATCCCCTGCCGATCAAGGCCGGTTCTTCAATAACGGCCGTTTCATGTGCATAGTAATCCTTTTCCGCCGCTGCTTTCTCCGGGGAATCTTTCTGTGCAGCCCGGCCAGTTTCCAATGCGGCATCCACGCGCATCAGAACATCGATCACTTTCCGCCCGCTCTCACCGTCCGTCAGAGGTGTCAACCGTCGTCCGATACAATCCAGGAAATGCCTGTCCTCCAGTTCCAGAAGGGGTGCGTTTTTGGGGAAAGGAATCTCCCTGCCCCCTTTATCCCAGATCTCCAGGTCACCACCAATACCCCTGGTATAAACAAAAGCCTCGTTTTTTAACTCATCGTAGATAATCATTCCCTCGGTGCCCACGATCACCATCCGACGCTCCGTCTCCGGCCATAACCAGGAAGCATGAAGATGAGCCCGGGCCCCGTTCTCAAAAGTCAGGTGTGCATGGACATCATCCTCGATACCATTCTGCAAAGCGGCCATCCCGCTAGCTTTCACCGCCACCGGATCACCCCCCATGAGCTGCAGAATCACCGCTATGTCATGGGGTGCAAAGCTCCAGAAAACATTCTCTTCGCGGCGCACCCGGCCCAATTTCAACCTTCTCGATTCCAGGTGGACGATCTCGCCGATATCCCCTCTTTTTACCATATCAATGATCGCCTCGACCGCGGGGCTGTAAAGAAGAAGATGCCCGACCATGAGGATCCGCCCTCTTGATTTTGCCAGAGCAATCAGCTCGTCCGCCTCGACAAGATTCATGGCCATCGGTTTTTCAACAAGTATGTCCTTCCCGGCCTCCAGAGCTGCACGACCGATTTCATAATGTGTAAAAGCCGGAGAAGCCACCACAACCCCATCGACCTTCCCATCATTCAACATTGTATGGTGGTCGTCATATATTTCTGCCCGGGGGTAATCCACCTTCAGTGCCTCTCTCCTCTGCGGATCGGCATCGGCCACCGCGGCCAGAGCTCCCAGGCTGTCCATTGCCTTGATATGATTCTTCCCCCAGTTCCCGGCACCGACAACCCCTACACGCGGCATCATAGCAACACCACCTTCCCCTCTTTTCCGGAAACATCCCTGGTAACATTCCGGGTATCAATTATCTTGACGGCTTTCTCCACCAGCCAGGCATAGTCGATAACACTGTGATCGGTGATGATGAGGACCAGGTCTGCGGAAGTGACCAGTTCCTCGCTGAGCGGTTCGGAGTAGAACTGCTGCCCGCCCGATGCAAATTCCGGGACATACGGATCATGGTAAACAATCGTGGCCCCCTCCTTCAGCAGCAGATCGACGATATATTGAGCCGGCGATTCACGACAGTCACCCAGATCTTTCTTGTAGGCTACACCCATGATCAGAATTTTCGAGCGCGAAGGTGCCTTGCCGGCCTCGTTGAGCACCCGTAAAACTTTTTCCCGTACAAATTCGGGCATGCGCCGGTTGATCTCCCCGGCCAGCCCGATAAACCTGGTGCTGAAATTGTATTCCCTTGCCTTCCACTCCAGATAATGGGGGTCAATGGGGATACAGTGGCCGCCAACGCCGGGGCCGGGATAGAAGGGCATGATCCCGAATGGTTTTGTAAAGGCGGCATCCAACACTTCCCAGACACTGATACCTATCCGGTCACAGAGCAACGCCAGTTCATTTACCAGGGCGATGTTGATTGCCCGGAAGGTATTCTCATAAACCTTGACCAGCTCTGCCGCCCTGGCACTCGACACGGGAACCACGTTCTGGATGGTCTCTTCGTAAAAGGCTACCCCCACTTCAAGTGATTCCGGGCCGATACCGCCGATAACCTTGCTGGTATTGCCGGTCGTGTAGCGCTTGTTGCCCGGATCCACCCTCTCCGGCGAATGGCAAAGGAAGAAATCTTTCTCCGCCTTCAAACCCGATCTTTCCAGGATGGGCAGAATGATCTCCTCGGTGGTACCCGGATAGGTCGTCGATTCCAGAGAAACCAGCTGCCCCCGGCGAAGCCGCTTTGAAATCTCCTCGGCAACATTGGCCACGTATTGCAGGTCCGGAGTCAAGTTGCAATCGAGTGGAGTCGGCACACATATCACGATGGCATCCATCTCCGGCAGGGAATCGAACCCCACTTCCGCCTTGACTTTCCCCTTATGCACCAGTTCCCGGAGTTCTTCATCCTTTACATCGGTAATATAATTCTCACCGCTGTTGATCTGGTCCACACGGACAGGGTTCCGGTCCAGCCCCGTAACGTTGAATCCCACCTTTGCTTTCTCCACGGCAAAAGGCAGGCCAACATAACCCAGTCCGATCACCCCGATTCTGGCTGTCCTGTCCTTCAGTTTACTTTTCAGGAGCTGCTTTGCTGATTTCATTGAAAACCCCTTCATTTCAGTTGTTTTTTCGCGGCCGGATCACAATCCCAAAAAATCTCTTATCGCTTCCCCCACATACCTGACTTCCCCGTCGGTCAGTTCCGGAAACATTGGCAGGGACAGAACCTCCTTGCAGGCCTGTTCGGAAACGGGGAAATCACCCTCTTTGTACCCCAGATCGGCAAAGACCTTCTGCAGGTGCAAGGGAAGTGGATAATAGACAGTGCCATGAACACCTTTTTCCTTCAGGTACCCCTGAAGCTCGTCACGTTTTTCAACCCCGATCGTGTATTGATGATAAACGTGGGTTGCATAATCCGGCTCCACCGGCACTTTCAGCCCATATTCGTTCAAATCACCCAATAATTGATTGTAAAGCGAAGCAATCTCACGCCGCCGTTCGGTCCACCCTTCCAGATGCCCCCGCTTTACCCTCAGTATTGCTGCCTGCAACTCATCCAGGCGGCTGTTGATCCCCAGATGTTGATGATAATATTTTGGCTGTGCCCCATGAACCCTCAAGATCCGTACCCGTTCCCCTATCTGCTTGTCACGCACCACCACCATCCCGGCATCACCGAATGCACCCAAGTTTTTGGTGGGAAAAAAACTGAAACAGGTCGCATCACCGATGGAGCCGATCGGTTTCCCCCTGTACAACGCCCCGATTGCCTGGGCGGCATCCTCCACGACAAAAAGATCGTTCTTCCGGGCAAGGGTCATGATCCGATCCATGTTCGCCGGGCAACCGTACAGGTGAACGGGCATGATAGCCCGGGTGCGCTCCGTGATCCTATCTTCAATCCGCTCCGGATCGATATTCCAGGTATCAGGTTCGATGTCTGCAAAAACGGGGCGGGCCCCCGCTCTCCGGATCGAACCGGCAGTAGCGAAAAAAGTAAAAGGAGTGGTGATAACCTCGTCCCCGGGTCCAACCCCGCAGGCTTGAAGAGCCAGAAAGAGAGCATCACTCCCATTGGCCACACCGATTCCTTCCACTGCACCGCAATCGGCAGCCACCTCCGCTTCCAACAATGTCACGTTCTCCCCCAGAATGAACATGCCCCTGTCAATCGCTGCCGATATTGCCGTCTCGATCTGATATTTGATTGTTTCGATCTGGCGTGTCAGCGAGAATGAAGGAATATTTTTCTTGGTTGGTTCCATTGCGAAATTGTCCTCCTCTTTTGTTGTGATATCAAAGATAGTCCAGAACATTGGCAGCCACGATGCCTTCGGCTTCCAACTGTTTCTGAAGAAGTTCCTCCCAGGTTACAATCAATACGGTATCCCTGTTGCCGGGCAGATCATCCCGCCCGGAAATCAGTTCATGTTCCATATTTTCCTTGGTCAGGGCCCAGGCCATGATTTCTGCAAAATCACCCTCATTCCCATAAAGGATCACCCGTTCAAATGATCTTCTTCTCCTCTCCTCGGCAAGCAACCTGTGAACAGCCTTGATAACCAGGTTGACCAATCTGTACGAGCGTTGGGCATAGTTGTAAGCCAGGCGGGTTTTCTCCGCTATCCCCTTGGGTGTCAATATATAGCGGAGATTGCGCTTGTTCATATTCTCGAACTTGACCAACCCCTTGCGGGCCATCCTTTTCAACAGCAGATTGACCGTCCCCACTGCAAGGCCGGTGCGGGTTGCAATCTCTCGTTGGGGTGCCAGTTCATTCTTTTCCAGTTGAGAAAGGATCAGAAATTCTTTATCCATGGCTACCTCCACATCGTTCATGATATGAACATTTCACCCCATTATAATTTTCAGTTACCCCCTCGTCAAGCCTGTCGCTCTTAATTTTTCCTAGCATTTGCAATGAAATTCCGGCCGGGTAGATTGTGCCGGTCATCGTCCGCTCCGGGTGAACCCCAACCTTTCACCCCACAACTTCAATACGAACAGGGGCAGGACCGCCTGTCTCTTCAGGCGATGCGGTTCCTTAACCAATCTGTACAACCATTCCAGTCCATGGTCAACCATGAAATCAGGGGCCCGTTTTGTTTTACCCGACAGGATGTCGAGAGCCCCACCACACCCGATAAATAAAACCCGTGGAAAATCCTTGAGCAAGAGGGCAGCAATCATCTCCTGACGGGGTGAACCCATTCCTATGAGTGCAAGGTCAGGCATGGCCGAGCAGAGATGGGTTTTAACTTCATCTATATCGGTGAAATAACCGTTGCAGCGGCCGCATATCTTGACCCGCGGGTACTTGCTGCGGATGGCTTCCACCGCTCCCGCGTTTGACTCCTCCGTGGCACCCAGTAGAAACAATTTCAGCCCTCCGGCATCTGCCAGCCGCAAGGCAACCTCGGGCAGGTCAATCTTGGCGATACGCTCATCATGCAGCCATCTAGCCGCCAGAACGGCACCAAAACCATCGGGGCTTTTAAGAACGGCACCATCGATAACCGACCTCAATGAAGGCGATTTTCCGTAGGCCAGAATTTTCTCGGCATTGATGGCCACCGTATATCCACCCTTGCCCGATAGCAAGATCCCGCTCAAGGCACCCGCTGTTTCTTCCACGCTCTTCAGGGGATGACAGGGGCATCCCAGAAGGCTGATCGTTCTTTTCATCGTCATCATCTCCAGGCTGGATATAGGCCCTATACCAGCTCCCGGAAAACACCCACTCCGGAGATAAACGCAGCACCCCTCACAGAAGGGTCATGATCCTGGCGGCCAGATCCCTGGACACCTTGTTCCTGTCATAGCGGAGAGCCGTACTGCGCGCATTTACACTCATTTCCTTTTTCTTTTCCGGGGCAAGCTCGGAAAAATCCTTTATCCTGGTGGCAAGGGCGGAGACATCCCCCGGGGGGAACAAGTAGCCGTTGACATCTTCATCGATGTAACCTTGCAGGCCGCCGATTCTTGAGCCAATCACCGGCACCCCGCAGGCCATCGCCTCCAGGCCTACCAGACCCAAACTTTCAATTATCATCGTGGGAAACACAAATATATCCATCCGGCCAAAATAGTGGGGCAACTCCCCCTGCGGTTTCAAACCCACGTATTCCACCACATCTTCCAATGAATACTCTTTCAACATTGCCAGCATTTTATCTCTTTGCGCACCATCGCCAACCATCAACCCTCTCAGATTGTTTCCCGGAAAGCTATCCTTCAATGTTCTCAAAGCTTCAAGATAAACGTCCCACCCTTTGCCCTGATCTATACGCGAGACGTACCCCACCGTGAAGCGATCATCCTCTTCAGGCAATGCCTGCGGCCTCATCAGTTCGATATCGATCCCCCCCGAAGGCGAGACAAAGATACGGGAAGGCTTGATCTTCAATCTTTCCGCCACAACCTGCCGATAATAATCCGAAGGCACGACGACGAGCGTAGCCCGGCGGAGAAACCGCCCCATCATTTTCTGTACGATAGTTAAAAACCTGGATTTGGGGGAGATATCACTTCCATGGGCATTGAGAACCATCGGCTTTTTAACAAAGGGCCTGACAAGCATCAGAGGAATGACCGAATGTAAAATATAGTGAACATAGATCAGATCGTAGTCATTTTTTAAAGCTTTCCTGATCGTCTGCACGTAGAAGTCAAGATACCCGCTTACCTTTTCCTTCAACGATGACAATTGCCCTTCTATAACCGCCCTGGAAACCACAAGATGTCCTTCCTTGACCATACTATCTTCAAAATTTTTGACGAATATCCCGTAGGTGGGATATTCTGCCGTGGGATACATGTTGGAGACGAGAAATATCTTGATTTTGTTGCTCATTTTTGAAGTTCACCTCCCCCATATTCAAAAACAACATGGCGTTGGAGAGAGCAACGAAAGCCCCGGCCATGGCCGAGGTCATCGTACGCCCGGCGGTAAAGCTGATCCCCACAAGCATCAGATTCATAAACACAACCAGTGAAGCATAGGTGGATGTTCTACGGCGAAGGGCCCGGAAAGATTGAAACAACATGTACAACCAGAACAAAGCAAATACAAGCGCACCAAAAATCCCGTAGTACATGGTTACATCGAAAAAATCAATTTCAACAGCCTTCAGCAGATGATCGAAGCCTGCACCGAACAATTGCTGCATTGGGGTATAATCATGGAAAAAAATATTCCGGGAGTGAGCCAAGTAAATATCCCTTGAAGACAGCAGGAATGAAAGGAGGTCAGTCTGATGGTAATAGAAAAGAAATCTATCCCACAGTCCGGTCATGAGCATCCCCTTGTAAGCCACGAATACGCCAACGGTGCCCAAAATACCTATAAATGCCACATTTCTCAAGCGGGGCATCTTCACGCCCGTGCTCAGGAAAGGGATAATACACAGAGAAATCAAAATACCGGCGATGGCCACCTTGGTGGCAAGCAAAACCGACAAACTTAGAAGCACGGCCCCGGTAACCACATAAGGTATTTTTCCCTTTCTCCATGCCCAGAAAATAGCCCATATTGATAAAATTACAAAAGTCAGGGAGACCTCGTTGCCCGAATAGAAAAAGCCCCGGGAGCCGATACCACCTCTGTACATCTGGAAACCTGCAAAGTGCCCGATAACAACGCTGATAATGATCACCAGCAAATTTGCCACGATGATGGATTGAAAAACACGTTCCAGTCCGGGATAATTTTTTCGGCTCAACTGTTTGAAATAAATATAGGCCAGTGGAACGACAACCAATTTGGAATAAAAAATGATATTCTCTGCCAAAAAATTTGGATTGTAATCCAGATTGTGATCGAAAGTGTAGATGTAAAGGAGGAAAAACAAAAACAAAAACCAGAACAGAAAATACAAAGTTTTTTCCATTCTGCTGCGGCAGAGCCCCAGCACAATCAATAACAAGAACAGCAATTTATAGGGTTGGGAAATGCTGAATGAATAATAGCGGAGCGCCAACCCGTTGACAGCATCGATAAAAAGATAAATAAACATCATGGCCAGGATTGTTTTATCGATGAAATCATATTTTTTGAAGTTACTGTATGTGCCGTTAACAACCTGCATCGGTTGAGACACCCCCGCAAAACAAATAGGACTTTGAATCAATTACTATCAAAGTAGCAGGCTTTCTCCATTATGTCGATCAGCCCTTCCCCTGCCCCCGGCAAGATTCTTGCGAATAAAAACAATCCCAACTATCAGTAACACCAGACCGGTAAGAACAAATACAACAGGCCTGGTAAACATTGCGCTATCATTGATGGCACGGAGAAATAATTCCGTGTCAGGAAAAAACCTGTTCAGGGATCCTTTTTCCAGCAAACGCTTCAGAAGCGGAACGATAACCAGGGTCCGGCCGGCCAGGTACATGGCCATGAAACCCAGGCCCGATGCCAACATCGATCCACCGATCCATTTGAACGCCGTCAGGTAGTCGGCCCGGATGAAAAACAGGACAACAAGAAGTACAAACAACAGAT
This window of the Bacillota bacterium genome carries:
- a CDS encoding nucleotide sugar dehydrogenase codes for the protein MKSAKQLLKSKLKDRTARIGVIGLGYVGLPFAVEKAKVGFNVTGLDRNPVRVDQINSGENYITDVKDEELRELVHKGKVKAEVGFDSLPEMDAIVICVPTPLDCNLTPDLQYVANVAEEISKRLRRGQLVSLESTTYPGTTEEIILPILERSGLKAEKDFFLCHSPERVDPGNKRYTTGNTSKVIGGIGPESLEVGVAFYEETIQNVVPVSSARAAELVKVYENTFRAINIALVNELALLCDRIGISVWEVLDAAFTKPFGIMPFYPGPGVGGHCIPIDPHYLEWKAREYNFSTRFIGLAGEINRRMPEFVREKVLRVLNEAGKAPSRSKILIMGVAYKKDLGDCRESPAQYIVDLLLKEGATIVYHDPYVPEFASGGQQFYSEPLSEELVTSADLVLIITDHSVIDYAWLVEKAVKIIDTRNVTRDVSGKEGKVVLL
- a CDS encoding winged helix-turn-helix transcriptional regulator; translated protein: MNDVEVAMDKEFLILSQLEKNELAPQREIATRTGLAVGTVNLLLKRMARKGLVKFENMNKRNLRYILTPKGIAEKTRLAYNYAQRSYRLVNLVIKAVHRLLAEERRRRSFERVILYGNEGDFAEIMAWALTKENMEHELISGRDDLPGNRDTVLIVTWEELLQKQLEAEGIVAANVLDYL
- a CDS encoding glycosyltransferase family 4 protein — encoded protein: MSNKIKIFLVSNMYPTAEYPTYGIFVKNFEDSMVKEGHLVVSRAVIEGQLSSLKEKVSGYLDFYVQTIRKALKNDYDLIYVHYILHSVIPLMLVRPFVKKPMVLNAHGSDISPKSRFLTIVQKMMGRFLRRATLVVVPSDYYRQVVAERLKIKPSRIFVSPSGGIDIELMRPQALPEEDDRFTVGYVSRIDQGKGWDVYLEALRTLKDSFPGNNLRGLMVGDGAQRDKMLAMLKEYSLEDVVEYVGLKPQGELPHYFGRMDIFVFPTMIIESLGLVGLEAMACGVPVIGSRIGGLQGYIDEDVNGYLFPPGDVSALATRIKDFSELAPEKKKEMSVNARSTALRYDRNKVSRDLAARIMTLL
- a CDS encoding nucleotidyltransferase; this encodes MTETTLVIMAAGLGSRYKGLKQIDPVGPCGEVIMEYSIHDALKAGFERVVFIIKEEFYELFRRNIGRKIEKRADTDYVFQGLEDLPDGIEVPSGREKPWGTGHAVLCCKEVVRTPFAVINADDFYGAATFEALQAFLCEKEGTGKLPVYALVGFLIENTLTEHGTVARGVCTVGEDGNLIDITERTRIKKCGEEACFTEDGLAWNPIPRGSTVSMNTWGFMPDVFDELEKGFEEFFERYPYPEILTAEYYLPEFANRLLVDNKAKIRVLRTDAQWYGVTYKEDKPVVERAISELIAGGLYPRDLWGG
- a CDS encoding Gfo/Idh/MocA family oxidoreductase, which encodes MMPRVGVVGAGNWGKNHIKAMDSLGALAAVADADPQRREALKVDYPRAEIYDDHHTMLNDGKVDGVVVASPAFTHYEIGRAALEAGKDILVEKPMAMNLVEADELIALAKSRGRILMVGHLLLYSPAVEAIIDMVKRGDIGEIVHLESRRLKLGRVRREENVFWSFAPHDIAVILQLMGGDPVAVKASGMAALQNGIEDDVHAHLTFENGARAHLHASWLWPETERRMVIVGTEGMIIYDELKNEAFVYTRGIGGDLEIWDKGGREIPFPKNAPLLELEDRHFLDCIGRRLTPLTDGESGRKVIDVLMRVDAALETGRAAQKDSPEKAAAEKDYYAHETAVIEEPALIGRGSKIWHFCHIMPGARIGERCMLGQNVFVGGKAQIGNNVRVQNNVSVYDGVILEDGVFCGPSMVFTNVKVPRSAYPLADSEEFAVTRVKRGATIGANATIVCGTTIGKHALIGAGAVVTADIPDHAVVYGNPARVRAWICKCGKTIAAHDDRSAGCEFCRTFREDSR
- a CDS encoding WecB/TagA/CpsF family glycosyltransferase, producing MKRTISLLGCPCHPLKSVEETAGALSGILLSGKGGYTVAINAEKILAYGKSPSLRSVIDGAVLKSPDGFGAVLAARWLHDERIAKIDLPEVALRLADAGGLKLFLLGATEESNAGAVEAIRSKYPRVKICGRCNGYFTDIDEVKTHLCSAMPDLALIGMGSPRQEMIAALLLKDFPRVLFIGCGGALDILSGKTKRAPDFMVDHGLEWLYRLVKEPHRLKRQAVLPLFVLKLWGERLGFTRSGR
- a CDS encoding oligosaccharide flippase family protein, which encodes MIRRFFKDSAIYSISNFIQKGMAIFLVPIFTRIFSPSDYGIIDIVSIITTLVLIIITLQVTQAIARFYPDTPDPDEKRKMASTTLWFTLIVFTAFLLVAAAFTGPLSGWVFGVPGHEYAFVVALISIFTAGLFNFLQNQLRWQLLSKQFSIVAIVTTTLTILLKILFIVVLRLGIVGVFYALIGGNVVGGVMSYCYVRHNYKFIFDWRTLKMLLNYSMPLVISSVGVYLAVYFDRIAIKEMLSLHEVGLYGIGFRVASAATLFTAGITGALTPLIFTHYREPDTPARIARLFRYFVAGALVVLLGLSIYAREIVILFTTRAYYGGYVVVPFLVLSDLLYVLYIFAPGLNIAKKTRQITMVNVFSALLNLGLNLLLIYVMGIMGAALATAISAGIHFLLFVLLGNRHYLIPYEWKRTAIALLVAAPFAIVGVMIPGTAFWVYLVKAGLIIAGSLAVALLLLDLEEIKKGWYFLRGWAARRKLAA
- a CDS encoding DegT/DnrJ/EryC1/StrS family aminotransferase, which gives rise to MEPTKKNIPSFSLTRQIETIKYQIETAISAAIDRGMFILGENVTLLEAEVAADCGAVEGIGVANGSDALFLALQACGVGPGDEVITTPFTFFATAGSIRRAGARPVFADIEPDTWNIDPERIEDRITERTRAIMPVHLYGCPANMDRIMTLARKNDLFVVEDAAQAIGALYRGKPIGSIGDATCFSFFPTKNLGAFGDAGMVVVRDKQIGERVRILRVHGAQPKYYHQHLGINSRLDELQAAILRVKRGHLEGWTERRREIASLYNQLLGDLNEYGLKVPVEPDYATHVYHQYTIGVEKRDELQGYLKEKGVHGTVYYPLPLHLQKVFADLGYKEGDFPVSEQACKEVLSLPMFPELTDGEVRYVGEAIRDFLGL